One genomic segment of Nonomuraea coxensis DSM 45129 includes these proteins:
- a CDS encoding Zn-ribbon domain-containing OB-fold protein: protein MPSDPLVAQHVLEFPGGYTRSTGPVVGRFLTELRERRIVGVRTGEGRVLVPPLEYDPATGDPVTDEYVEVGPAGTVTTWTWVGEPLGAHPVDVPFAWALIALDGADTALVHAVVPEHPKAMRTGMRVRPVWRERPTGHITDIRHFAPEVTRIVSPVRAEYRLRAGGSLGVFLAGVERGVLLGGRCERCAKVYVPYRTFCPECGGPIPDTLELPDTGTITTFAINNLPDPRAPEVPFVSAYILLDGADLPMIALVAGVPAHEVRQGMRVRAVWVPESERTASMANIRWFAPTGEPDVELS from the coding sequence GTGCCATCTGATCCGCTGGTCGCTCAGCACGTCCTGGAGTTCCCCGGCGGTTACACCCGCTCGACCGGTCCGGTGGTCGGCCGCTTCCTCACCGAGCTGCGCGAGCGCCGCATCGTCGGCGTGCGCACGGGCGAGGGCCGCGTGCTGGTGCCGCCCCTGGAGTACGACCCCGCCACCGGCGACCCCGTCACCGACGAGTACGTCGAGGTCGGCCCGGCCGGCACGGTCACCACCTGGACGTGGGTGGGGGAGCCGCTCGGCGCCCACCCGGTGGACGTCCCCTTCGCCTGGGCGCTGATCGCGCTCGACGGCGCGGACACGGCGCTCGTGCACGCCGTCGTCCCCGAGCACCCCAAGGCGATGCGGACCGGGATGCGCGTCCGGCCGGTGTGGCGGGAGCGGCCCACCGGTCACATCACCGACATCCGGCACTTCGCCCCCGAGGTCACGAGGATCGTCTCCCCGGTGCGGGCGGAGTACCGGCTGCGGGCGGGCGGCTCGCTGGGGGTGTTCCTGGCGGGCGTGGAGCGCGGCGTGCTGCTCGGCGGGCGCTGCGAGCGGTGCGCGAAGGTGTACGTGCCGTACCGGACGTTCTGCCCCGAGTGCGGAGGCCCCATCCCGGACACCCTCGAACTGCCCGACACCGGGACGATCACCACGTTCGCCATCAACAACCTGCCCGACCCGCGGGCGCCCGAGGTGCCCTTCGTGTCGGCGTACATCCTGCTCGACGGGGCCGACCTCCCGATGATCGCGCTGGTCGCCGGCGTGCCCGCGCACGAGGTGCGGCAGGGCATGCGGGTGCGGGCCGTGTGGGTGCCCGAGAGCGAGCGCACGGCGTCCATGGCGAACATCCGCTGGTTCGCCCCCACCGGCGAGCCCGACGTGGAGCTGTCATGA
- a CDS encoding lipid-transfer protein — MRDVAIVAFAQTRHTGHDTGLSEPELILPVINEVKERTGLTRFGFTCSGSCDYLAGAPFSFVSALDALAAWPPISESHVEMDAAWALYEAWVRLQHGDIDSALVYGFGKTSLGDLRTIMTLQLDPYYLAPLGLDQLSYAGLQAAALGAEREELDEIVRRSRADGRANPYALDLPDPEGDGLVAPPVTDGAAAVVLAAGDLAGRLTSSPAYIRGLAHRIEPHYLGMRDLARSVSAADAARAAGVGKGPVEVAELHAQFAHEEIILREALELTGDTVVNPSGGPLAANPVMATGLIRIGEAAARILDGRNHRTVAHAAGGPCLQHNLVTVLEG, encoded by the coding sequence ATGAGAGACGTTGCGATCGTCGCGTTCGCGCAGACGCGGCACACCGGCCACGACACCGGGCTCAGCGAGCCCGAGCTGATCCTGCCCGTCATCAACGAGGTCAAGGAGCGCACCGGGCTCACCCGGTTCGGCTTCACCTGCTCCGGGAGCTGCGACTACCTGGCGGGCGCGCCGTTCTCGTTCGTCTCGGCCCTCGACGCGCTGGCCGCCTGGCCGCCGATCTCCGAGAGCCACGTCGAGATGGACGCCGCCTGGGCGCTGTACGAGGCATGGGTGCGCCTCCAGCACGGCGACATCGACTCGGCCCTCGTGTACGGGTTCGGCAAGACCTCGCTCGGCGACCTGCGCACCATCATGACGTTGCAGCTCGACCCGTACTATCTGGCGCCGCTCGGCCTCGACCAGCTCTCCTACGCCGGGCTCCAGGCCGCCGCCCTCGGCGCGGAGCGCGAGGAGCTGGACGAGATCGTGCGCCGCAGCCGGGCGGACGGGCGGGCGAACCCGTACGCGCTGGACCTGCCCGATCCCGAAGGGGACGGCCTCGTGGCCCCGCCCGTCACGGACGGCGCGGCGGCGGTCGTGCTGGCCGCCGGCGACCTCGCGGGCCGCCTCACCTCCAGCCCCGCCTACATCAGGGGCCTCGCCCACCGCATCGAGCCCCACTACCTGGGGATGCGGGACCTCGCCCGGTCGGTCTCCGCGGCCGACGCCGCACGAGCCGCGGGGGTCGGCAAGGGCCCCGTCGAGGTGGCCGAGCTGCACGCCCAGTTCGCGCACGAGGAGATCATCCTGCGCGAGGCGCTGGAGCTGACCGGCGACACCGTCGTCAACCCCTCCGGCGGCCCGCTCGCCGCCAACCCCGTCATGGCCACCGGCCTCATCCGCATCGGCGAGGCCGCGGCGCGCATCCTCGACGGCCGCAACCACCGGACCGTCGCGCACGCCGCCGGCGGCCCCTGCCTGCAGCACAACCTCGTCACCGTCCTGGAGGGCTGA
- a CDS encoding thiolase domain-containing protein: MGNRCAVIGVGQTHYTTRRHDVSIAGLVREAAVRALEDAGLTFKDIDAVVIGKAPDLFEGVMMPEAYLADALGAAGKPVTRVHTAGSVGGSTALVGASLIQGGVHERVLVVAFEKQSESNATWALSTHLPFSASLVVGAGGYFAPHIREYMRRTGAPGHIGTLVAVKDRLNALKNPYAHLKIPGIDQKMVESTPMLWEPIRYLETCPSSDGACAMVLAAESAVTGTPAWVHGTAMRSEPIFRADRDTVSPQAGKDCAADVYRQAGVTDPRRQLDVAEVYVPFSWYEPMWLENLGFCAEGEGWKLTESGATALDGDIPWNASGGVLSSNPIGASGLIRFAEAAQQVRGRAGEHQVDGARTALGHAYGGGAQFFAMWIVGREKL; this comes from the coding sequence ATGGGCAACCGCTGTGCGGTCATCGGCGTCGGGCAGACGCACTACACGACCCGCCGCCACGACGTCTCGATCGCCGGGCTGGTGCGCGAGGCCGCGGTGCGGGCCCTGGAGGACGCCGGGCTCACGTTCAAGGACATCGACGCCGTCGTCATCGGCAAGGCGCCGGACCTGTTCGAGGGCGTGATGATGCCGGAGGCGTACCTGGCCGACGCGCTCGGCGCGGCCGGCAAGCCGGTGACGCGGGTCCACACCGCGGGCAGCGTCGGCGGCTCCACCGCGCTCGTCGGCGCCTCGCTCATCCAGGGCGGCGTGCACGAGCGGGTACTGGTCGTGGCCTTCGAGAAGCAGTCGGAGTCCAACGCCACCTGGGCGCTGTCCACGCACCTGCCGTTCAGCGCCTCGCTCGTGGTCGGGGCGGGCGGCTACTTCGCGCCGCACATCCGCGAGTACATGCGCAGGACCGGCGCGCCCGGCCACATCGGCACGCTCGTCGCCGTCAAGGACCGGCTCAACGCGCTGAAGAACCCGTACGCGCACCTCAAGATCCCCGGCATCGACCAGAAGATGGTCGAGTCCACGCCGATGCTCTGGGAGCCGATCCGCTACCTGGAGACCTGCCCGTCCAGCGACGGCGCCTGCGCCATGGTGCTCGCCGCCGAGTCGGCCGTCACCGGCACGCCCGCCTGGGTGCACGGCACCGCCATGCGCTCCGAGCCGATCTTCCGCGCCGACCGCGACACTGTCAGCCCGCAGGCGGGCAAGGACTGCGCCGCCGACGTCTACCGGCAGGCCGGCGTCACCGACCCGCGACGACAGCTCGACGTGGCCGAGGTCTACGTGCCCTTCTCCTGGTACGAGCCCATGTGGCTGGAGAACCTCGGCTTCTGCGCCGAGGGGGAGGGCTGGAAGCTCACCGAGTCGGGCGCGACCGCCCTCGACGGCGACATCCCCTGGAACGCCTCCGGCGGGGTGCTGTCCAGCAACCCGATCGGCGCGTCCGGGCTCATCAGGTTCGCCGAGGCCGCCCAGCAGGTGCGCGGCCGGGCCGGCGAGCACCAGGTGGACGGCGCCCGCACCGCGCTCGGCCACGCCTACGGCGGCGGCGCCCAGTTCTTCGCCATGTGGATCGTCGGACGGGAGAAACTCTGA
- a CDS encoding acyl-CoA synthetase — MEFNHADLFEGLADAIPDRVAMICDADRRTYAELDAEANRLAHYLDGLGVRAGEHVGLQLYNGLPYVAGMLAALKLRAVPINVNYRYVESELLYLYRDSDIRALVYDVEFEPRVAAVAGEAPLLEHLIAVGGPPSIGSAVTYEAALERGKPERGFPPRSGQDVYIIYTGGTTGMPKGAMWRVEDLFFGFGGGNPGGEPRATPQEVIDAAVKAGPMTMMAVPPLMHGAAQMATFITWCMGGTMVYVRKFDPDEVWRAVERERVLTVNITGDAMARPLAEALAAGSYDVSSLFVVSSTGAILSGAVRDRLQELLPNVMILDNFGSTESGYTASAVAGSSPEKGLRYQPNAVVRLAVLDDAGRPVEPGSGALGTVARSGRVAFGYYNDPGKTARTFVTDEQGTRWLLTGDLATVDPDGTVNVFGRGSQCVNTGGEKVFPEEVEAVLKGHPGVFDAVVTGVPDERWGNRVAAVVEPRPGAELTAAELDAHCRTRLSGYKVPRSYAFVDRMVRSPAGKADYRWAREIVEAGEA; from the coding sequence ATGGAGTTCAACCACGCGGACCTGTTCGAAGGGCTGGCGGACGCGATCCCCGACCGCGTCGCGATGATCTGCGACGCCGACCGCCGCACCTACGCCGAGCTGGACGCCGAGGCCAACCGGCTCGCCCACTACCTCGACGGCCTCGGCGTCCGCGCCGGCGAGCACGTGGGGCTCCAGCTCTACAACGGGCTGCCGTACGTCGCCGGGATGCTGGCCGCGCTGAAGCTCAGGGCCGTGCCGATCAACGTCAACTACCGCTACGTCGAGTCCGAGCTGCTCTACCTCTACCGGGACTCCGACATCCGGGCGCTGGTCTACGACGTCGAGTTCGAGCCGCGCGTCGCCGCCGTCGCGGGCGAGGCGCCGCTGCTGGAGCACCTGATCGCGGTCGGCGGGCCGCCGTCGATCGGCTCGGCGGTGACGTACGAGGCCGCGCTGGAACGCGGCAAGCCGGAACGCGGCTTCCCGCCGCGCTCCGGCCAGGACGTGTACATCATCTACACCGGCGGCACCACCGGCATGCCCAAGGGCGCGATGTGGCGGGTCGAGGACCTGTTCTTCGGCTTCGGCGGCGGCAACCCGGGCGGCGAGCCGCGGGCCACCCCTCAGGAGGTCATCGACGCGGCGGTCAAGGCCGGGCCGATGACGATGATGGCCGTGCCGCCGCTCATGCACGGGGCGGCGCAGATGGCCACGTTCATCACCTGGTGCATGGGCGGGACCATGGTGTACGTCCGCAAGTTCGACCCCGACGAGGTGTGGCGGGCCGTCGAGCGCGAGCGGGTGCTGACCGTGAACATCACCGGCGACGCCATGGCCAGGCCGCTCGCCGAGGCGCTGGCCGCGGGCTCGTACGACGTGTCGTCGCTGTTCGTGGTCAGCTCGACGGGCGCCATCCTGTCGGGCGCGGTCCGCGACCGCCTCCAGGAGCTCCTGCCGAACGTCATGATCCTCGACAACTTCGGCTCCACCGAGTCCGGCTACACCGCCTCCGCCGTCGCCGGGTCCTCGCCCGAGAAGGGCCTGCGTTACCAGCCGAACGCGGTGGTCCGGCTGGCCGTGCTGGACGACGCGGGCCGTCCGGTCGAGCCCGGCTCCGGCGCGCTCGGCACCGTCGCGAGGTCGGGGCGGGTCGCGTTCGGCTACTACAACGACCCCGGGAAGACCGCCCGCACGTTCGTCACCGACGAGCAGGGCACCCGCTGGCTGCTCACCGGCGACCTCGCCACCGTCGATCCCGACGGCACGGTCAACGTGTTCGGGCGCGGCTCGCAGTGCGTCAACACCGGCGGCGAGAAGGTGTTCCCCGAGGAGGTCGAGGCGGTGCTCAAGGGCCATCCCGGCGTGTTCGACGCGGTGGTGACCGGGGTGCCTGACGAGCGCTGGGGCAACCGGGTGGCGGCGGTCGTCGAGCCGCGGCCGGGGGCGGAGCTCACGGCGGCGGAGCTGGACGCGCACTGCCGCACGCGGCTGTCGGGGTACAAGGTGCCGCGCTCGTACGCCTTCGTGGACCGGATGGTCCGCTCGCCGGCCGGGAAGGCGGACTACCGGTGGGCGCGGGAGATCGTCGAGGCAGGCGAAGCCTGA
- a CDS encoding LysE family translocator, whose translation MPDLPTLALFCAFTLGLLVVPGPAVLYIVTRTVAQGRSAGLISVLGVHAGSVVHVAAAALGLSALLAASATAYTVVKWGGVAYLVWLGVRNLVRRGGGGEEAVELRVQSKRRLFWEGVVVNVLNPKTAIFFLAFLPQFTTAAAPIGPQILLLGLLWIVLGMASDGTYAMLASALAGRLRASARVQRRLEVGSGLVYLGLAAWLTTEKA comes from the coding sequence ATGCCTGACCTCCCCACTCTCGCGCTGTTCTGCGCGTTCACGCTCGGTCTGCTCGTGGTGCCGGGGCCCGCGGTCCTCTACATCGTCACCCGCACCGTCGCCCAGGGCCGGAGCGCGGGGCTGATCTCCGTGCTGGGCGTGCACGCCGGATCGGTCGTGCACGTGGCCGCGGCGGCGCTCGGGCTCAGCGCGCTGCTGGCCGCCTCCGCCACCGCCTACACCGTGGTCAAGTGGGGCGGCGTCGCCTACCTCGTCTGGCTCGGCGTGCGCAACCTCGTCCGGCGCGGGGGCGGCGGCGAGGAGGCCGTGGAGCTGCGGGTGCAGTCGAAGCGGCGGCTGTTCTGGGAGGGGGTCGTGGTCAACGTGCTCAACCCGAAGACGGCGATCTTCTTCCTGGCGTTCCTGCCGCAGTTCACCACCGCCGCCGCGCCCATCGGGCCGCAGATCCTCCTGCTCGGGCTGCTGTGGATCGTGCTCGGCATGGCCTCCGACGGCACCTACGCGATGCTCGCCTCGGCCCTGGCCGGGCGGCTGCGGGCCTCCGCGCGGGTACAGCGCCGGCTGGAGGTGGGCAGCGGGCTCGTCTACCTCGGGCTGGCGGCCTGGCTCACGACCGAGAAGGCGTGA
- a CDS encoding LysR family transcriptional regulator, which yields MLDVVRLRVLLAVARKGSVTAAAKELHYSQPSVSHHLARLEAETGARLVQRVGRGIRLTEAGWLLAERAAEIVGRLDDAAEELAAHVGLRSGRVRLTAFPSSLGTFVPRAVTALKTGHPGLRLDLTEAEPPQALRLLRAGRADVAVIFRYDDTAPEERGLTMIPLMDDPSYLVADRPVDGDLAAHADASWIAGCDRCRSHLLDVCARAGFAPRVSFTSDDIVAVQALVASGLGLTMLPGLALRAHRHPGVEVAEIPGSTRHVYAAVHGEPPHPPPTEALLHALRKSL from the coding sequence ATGCTCGATGTCGTCCGCCTGCGCGTCCTCCTCGCGGTCGCCCGCAAGGGCTCGGTCACCGCCGCCGCCAAGGAGCTGCACTACTCCCAGCCGTCGGTGAGCCACCACCTGGCCCGGCTGGAGGCCGAGACCGGGGCCCGGCTGGTGCAGCGCGTGGGCCGGGGCATCAGGCTGACCGAGGCCGGGTGGCTGCTCGCCGAGCGCGCCGCCGAGATCGTCGGCCGGCTCGACGACGCCGCCGAGGAACTGGCCGCCCACGTGGGCCTGCGCTCCGGCCGGGTGCGGCTGACCGCCTTCCCCTCCTCGCTCGGGACGTTCGTCCCGCGGGCCGTCACGGCCCTCAAGACCGGCCATCCCGGCCTCCGGCTCGACCTCACCGAGGCGGAGCCGCCGCAGGCGCTGCGGCTGCTGCGCGCCGGCCGCGCCGACGTGGCCGTGATCTTCCGCTACGACGACACCGCCCCCGAGGAACGCGGCCTCACCATGATCCCGCTCATGGACGACCCCAGCTACCTGGTCGCCGACCGCCCCGTGGACGGCGACCTGGCGGCGCACGCCGACGCCTCCTGGATCGCCGGCTGCGACCGCTGCCGCAGCCACCTCCTCGACGTGTGCGCCAGGGCGGGCTTCGCCCCGCGCGTCTCGTTCACCAGCGACGACATCGTGGCCGTCCAGGCGCTGGTGGCCTCCGGTCTCGGCCTCACCATGCTGCCCGGCCTCGCCCTGCGCGCCCACCGGCATCCGGGCGTCGAGGTCGCCGAGATCCCCGGCTCGACCCGGCACGTCTACGCCGCCGTCCACGGCGAGCCGCCCCACCCGCCGCCCACCGAGGCGCTGCTCCACGCGCTGCGGAAAAGTCTTTGA
- a CDS encoding cysteine dioxygenase family protein produces MDVAATPVARPGLEPLVSGISAVVARGLDLRHTAYAAAGVLRERLPGPGLLTPEERAGRPDTYASHLLHAEEGFSIVGVVWRPGQVTVIHDHVSWCAFGVLSGIEHETLYGDMGDHLRELGRTGNRPGEVSGFAPPGDIHKVVNTSSEVGVSVHVYGTDLRRLGSSVRRVYDLPVR; encoded by the coding sequence ATGGACGTCGCCGCCACTCCAGTCGCCAGGCCCGGCCTGGAACCGCTCGTCAGCGGCATCTCCGCCGTCGTGGCCCGGGGCCTGGACCTCAGGCACACCGCGTACGCCGCCGCCGGCGTGCTGCGCGAGCGCCTGCCCGGCCCCGGCCTGCTCACGCCGGAGGAGCGGGCGGGCAGGCCCGACACGTACGCCTCCCACCTGCTCCACGCCGAGGAGGGCTTCTCGATCGTCGGCGTCGTGTGGCGGCCCGGCCAGGTCACCGTGATCCACGACCACGTGTCCTGGTGCGCGTTCGGCGTCCTGAGCGGCATCGAGCACGAGACCCTCTACGGGGACATGGGCGACCACCTGCGCGAGCTCGGCCGGACCGGCAACCGGCCGGGCGAGGTCAGCGGCTTCGCGCCGCCCGGCGACATCCACAAGGTGGTCAACACCAGCTCCGAGGTCGGCGTCTCCGTGCACGTGTACGGGACCGACCTGCGGCGGCTCGGCAGCAGCGTCCGCCGCGTCTACGACCTCCCGGTGCGGTGA
- a CDS encoding class I SAM-dependent methyltransferase family protein: MDWSGWHDEYDRPGSPLARRLAVVQERVRAALDTAPAGPLRVVSMCAGQGRDLVPVLAQHPRRDDVRARLVELDPANCDLARSAAAAAGLGQVEVVEGDASLVDRYADLAPADLVLACGLFGNISDDDVRRTIGFFPQLCAQGGTVVWTRHREEPDLVPRMRTWFEENGFALEWVSPPDAGFGVGAHRFTGSPRPPAAGERMFGFLGRDRLRR; the protein is encoded by the coding sequence ATGGACTGGAGCGGGTGGCACGACGAGTACGACCGGCCGGGTTCACCGCTCGCGCGGCGGCTGGCGGTGGTCCAGGAGCGCGTCAGGGCGGCGCTGGACACGGCGCCCGCCGGGCCGCTGCGGGTGGTCAGCATGTGCGCGGGCCAGGGACGCGACCTCGTTCCCGTGCTGGCGCAGCACCCCCGGCGCGACGACGTACGGGCGCGGCTGGTGGAGCTGGACCCCGCCAACTGCGACCTCGCGCGGAGCGCCGCCGCGGCCGCCGGGCTCGGCCAGGTCGAGGTGGTCGAAGGGGACGCCTCCCTGGTCGATCGGTACGCGGACCTGGCCCCGGCGGACCTCGTCCTCGCCTGCGGCCTCTTCGGCAACATCAGCGACGACGACGTCCGGCGGACCATCGGCTTCTTCCCCCAGTTGTGCGCGCAGGGCGGCACGGTCGTCTGGACCCGGCACCGCGAGGAGCCCGACCTGGTGCCGCGGATGCGGACGTGGTTCGAGGAGAACGGCTTCGCCCTGGAGTGGGTGTCGCCGCCGGACGCCGGGTTCGGGGTCGGCGCGCACCGCTTCACCGGGAGCCCGCGGCCGCCGGCGGCCGGGGAGCGCATGTTCGGTTTCCTCGGTCGTGACCGGCTGCGCAGATGA
- a CDS encoding NUDIX domain-containing protein, with product MTRLLARVWRMLGGRLRWRLVWLTHATFMVGVTGLVRDGEGRLLVLRHRLWPESRPWGFPTGYARRGETFEETVRREVREETGLDVRVGRLLRVRSGYALRAEVAYEAVLTGGTLRLDPLEILEARWCDPGDLPEGLQPAHTELLAENPSGSSGG from the coding sequence GTGACACGGCTTCTCGCCCGCGTGTGGAGGATGCTGGGCGGCCGGCTGCGGTGGCGGCTGGTGTGGCTCACGCACGCCACGTTCATGGTCGGCGTCACCGGCCTGGTACGGGACGGCGAGGGGCGGCTGCTCGTGCTGCGCCACCGGCTGTGGCCGGAGAGCCGCCCGTGGGGCTTCCCCACGGGCTACGCCAGGCGGGGGGAGACGTTCGAGGAGACCGTCCGGCGCGAGGTGCGCGAGGAGACCGGCCTGGACGTGCGCGTGGGCCGGCTGCTCCGGGTGCGCAGCGGCTACGCCCTCCGCGCCGAGGTCGCCTACGAGGCCGTCCTGACGGGCGGCACGCTGAGGCTCGACCCCCTGGAGATCCTGGAGGCCCGCTGGTGCGACCCCGGCGACCTCCCGGAGGGCCTCCAGCCCGCCCACACGGAGCTGCTGGCGGAGAATCCCTCCGGGTCGTCAGGCGGCTGA
- a CDS encoding M20/M25/M40 family metallo-hydrolase — MTPDQIESAVAAAMPQTVEDLKRLAAIPSVAFPGHPEEPVLAAAAVTEELLRSTGLPRVQQVAVEGSFPAVYAEAPAPPGAPTVLLYAHYDVQPAGDPAAWRTPPFEPTLIDGRLYGRGTADDKSGVMSHVAALRAFRGRFPVGIKVIVEGQEEYAGERLEAFVERNPELLRADAIVVADTGNPRVGDPAVTTSLRGMAAFTVEVRTLREPVHSGSAGGAAPDALAALMRMLTALHDDNGDIRVPGLPRGSFLGQGPSEEEFRKTAGVLDGASLVGSGSLADRLWSSYAITVTGLDVPTVAQAINAVQPAARARVTVRVPPAGDPKTTVNAVVEFLRQVTPWGVQVGFGDFTVGSGFQADSGGAARAALNRAMERAFGRPPRDVGAGGSIPLVNTLLKQFPAAEILLFGAEDEDAGCHAPNERVDLEELRKVATAEALFLQELGSA, encoded by the coding sequence GTGACTCCAGACCAGATCGAGAGCGCCGTCGCCGCCGCGATGCCCCAGACCGTGGAGGACCTCAAGCGGCTGGCCGCCATCCCCTCCGTCGCGTTCCCCGGGCACCCGGAGGAGCCCGTGCTCGCCGCCGCCGCGGTGACGGAGGAACTCCTCCGCTCGACCGGCCTGCCGCGCGTGCAGCAGGTCGCCGTCGAGGGCAGCTTCCCCGCCGTCTACGCCGAGGCCCCCGCCCCGCCCGGCGCCCCCACCGTGCTGCTGTACGCGCACTACGACGTGCAGCCCGCCGGCGACCCGGCCGCCTGGCGCACTCCCCCGTTCGAGCCGACCCTCATCGACGGCCGCCTCTACGGCCGCGGCACCGCCGACGACAAGTCCGGCGTGATGTCGCACGTCGCCGCCCTGCGCGCGTTCCGCGGCCGGTTCCCGGTCGGGATCAAGGTCATCGTCGAGGGCCAGGAGGAGTACGCGGGCGAGCGCCTGGAGGCGTTCGTCGAGCGCAACCCCGAACTGCTGCGCGCCGACGCCATCGTGGTCGCCGACACCGGCAACCCGCGCGTCGGCGACCCGGCCGTGACGACCTCGCTCCGCGGCATGGCCGCCTTCACCGTCGAGGTCCGCACGCTGCGCGAGCCCGTCCACAGCGGCTCGGCCGGCGGCGCCGCCCCCGACGCGCTGGCCGCCCTCATGCGGATGCTGACCGCGCTGCACGACGACAACGGCGACATCCGCGTCCCCGGGCTGCCGCGGGGCTCGTTCCTCGGCCAGGGGCCGTCGGAGGAGGAGTTCAGGAAGACGGCGGGGGTGCTCGACGGGGCGTCCCTCGTCGGCTCCGGCTCCCTCGCCGACCGCCTGTGGTCGTCCTACGCCATCACCGTCACCGGCCTCGACGTGCCGACGGTGGCGCAGGCGATCAACGCGGTGCAGCCGGCGGCGCGGGCCCGCGTGACGGTCCGCGTCCCGCCGGCCGGCGACCCGAAGACGACCGTGAACGCCGTCGTCGAGTTCCTGCGCCAGGTGACCCCGTGGGGCGTGCAGGTGGGCTTCGGCGACTTCACCGTGGGCTCCGGCTTCCAGGCCGACTCGGGCGGCGCCGCCCGCGCCGCGCTCAACCGGGCCATGGAGCGCGCCTTCGGCCGCCCGCCGCGCGACGTCGGCGCGGGCGGCTCCATCCCGCTGGTGAACACGCTGCTCAAGCAGTTCCCCGCGGCGGAGATCCTGCTGTTCGGCGCCGAGGACGAGGACGCCGGCTGCCACGCCCCCAACGAGCGGGTCGACCTGGAGGAGCTGCGCAAGGTCGCCACCGCCGAGGCCCTGTTCCTGCAGGAGCTCGGCTCGGCCTGA
- a CDS encoding aspartate aminotransferase family protein translates to MTQPEHDVLKAAQDHLWLHFTRHSAYEQSEIPTIVRGEGSYIYDIHGKRYLDGLAGLFVVQVGHGRQELAEAAAKQAQELAFFPLWSYAHPKAAELAERLAAQTPGELNRVFFTTGGGEAVETAWKLAKQYYKLVGKPLKHKVISRQIAYHGTPQGALSITGIPAFKQMFEPLVPGSVRVPNTNHYRADEITGVPGMTPEEYGIWAADRVARAIEMEGPDTVAAVFAEPVQNAGGCFPPPPGYFQRLREICDEYDVLLVSDEVICAFGRLGTMFGGQKFDYVPDIITCAKGLTSGYSPIGAMIAHERLFEPFKDGDTMFAHGYTFGGHPVSAAVAIANLDIFEREDLLGHVTRNEPLFRQTLDDLRDLPIVGDVRGSGYFWGIELVKDKATKQTFDAAESERLLRGFLSKALFDAGLYCRADDRGDPVIQLAPPLIAGPQEFEEIGSILRGVLTEAWARI, encoded by the coding sequence ATGACGCAGCCGGAACACGACGTCCTTAAGGCCGCGCAAGACCACCTTTGGTTGCACTTCACCAGGCACAGCGCCTACGAACAGTCCGAGATCCCGACCATCGTCCGCGGTGAGGGGTCCTACATCTACGACATCCACGGCAAGCGCTACCTCGACGGCCTGGCAGGGCTCTTCGTCGTCCAGGTCGGCCACGGCCGCCAGGAGCTGGCCGAGGCCGCCGCCAAGCAGGCCCAGGAGCTGGCCTTCTTCCCTCTGTGGTCCTACGCCCACCCCAAGGCCGCCGAACTGGCCGAGCGCCTGGCCGCGCAGACCCCCGGCGAGCTCAACCGGGTCTTCTTCACCACCGGCGGCGGCGAGGCCGTCGAGACCGCGTGGAAGCTCGCCAAGCAGTACTACAAGCTCGTCGGCAAGCCGCTCAAGCACAAGGTCATCAGCCGCCAGATCGCCTACCACGGCACCCCGCAGGGCGCGCTGTCGATCACCGGCATCCCCGCGTTCAAGCAGATGTTCGAGCCCCTGGTGCCCGGCTCGGTCCGCGTCCCCAACACCAACCACTACCGCGCCGACGAGATCACCGGCGTCCCGGGCATGACCCCCGAGGAGTACGGCATCTGGGCGGCCGACCGCGTGGCCCGCGCCATCGAGATGGAAGGCCCCGACACCGTGGCCGCCGTCTTCGCCGAGCCCGTCCAGAACGCCGGCGGCTGCTTCCCGCCGCCCCCCGGCTACTTCCAGCGGCTGCGCGAGATCTGCGACGAGTACGACGTCCTGCTCGTCTCCGACGAGGTCATCTGCGCCTTCGGCCGCCTCGGCACCATGTTCGGCGGCCAGAAGTTCGACTACGTGCCCGACATCATCACCTGCGCCAAGGGCCTGACCAGCGGCTACTCGCCCATCGGCGCGATGATCGCGCACGAGCGACTGTTCGAGCCGTTCAAGGACGGCGACACCATGTTCGCCCACGGCTACACCTTCGGCGGCCACCCCGTCTCGGCCGCCGTCGCCATCGCCAACCTCGACATCTTCGAGCGCGAGGACCTGCTCGGCCACGTGACCAGGAACGAGCCGCTGTTCCGCCAGACCCTCGACGACCTGCGCGACCTGCCCATCGTCGGCGACGTGCGCGGCTCCGGCTACTTCTGGGGTATCGAGCTCGTCAAGGACAAGGCCACCAAGCAGACCTTCGACGCCGCCGAGTCCGAGCGGCTGCTGCGCGGCTTCCTGTCCAAGGCGCTGTTCGACGCCGGCCTCTACTGCCGCGCCGACGACCGCGGCGACCCCGTCATCCAGCTCGCTCCCCCGCTGATCGCGGGTCCGCAGGAGTTCGAGGAGATCGGCTCCATCCTTCGTGGCGTCCTCACCGAGGCGTGGGCCCGCATCTGA